The following are from one region of the Corynebacterium hindlerae genome:
- a CDS encoding IS5 family transposase: protein MTRFHMLSDAQWEMVEELLPRRTGRKGRPFSDPRQMLEGILYRLRAGIAWRDLPACFGSWQTVYTWHNRMAKDGTWDVILQRLLTQADTEDLIDWSVSVDSTITRAHQHATNITRVTGGFVELQQPAGRSA from the coding sequence GTGACGCGTTTTCACATGTTGAGTGATGCCCAGTGGGAGATGGTCGAAGAGCTTCTGCCCCGTCGCACGGGGAGAAAAGGCCGACCGTTCTCCGATCCCCGGCAGATGCTCGAGGGCATCCTCTACCGCCTGCGGGCAGGGATCGCGTGGCGTGACCTGCCCGCCTGCTTCGGGTCCTGGCAGACGGTCTACACCTGGCACAACCGGATGGCCAAGGACGGCACCTGGGACGTGATCCTTCAGCGACTTCTTACACAGGCCGATACAGAAGACCTGATCGACTGGTCGGTGTCGGTGGACTCGACGATCACCCGGGCCCATCAGCACGCCACGAACATCACGCGGGTCACAGGGGGCTTTGTCGAATTACAACAACCCGCTGGCCGATCCGCCTGA
- a CDS encoding IS5 family transposase, whose amino-acid sequence MSNYNNPLADPPDHAVGRSRGGLSTKVHALVDGHGMPLTMIVTAGHRGDCPVLIPLSKRLRVPGTVGRPRTRPDELRADRAYASKAVRRYLREHKITATIPEKKDVIAARKRKGSKGGRPPTFDAQSYKGRNVVERFFGNLKQWRGVATRYDKLAVVYRAGVMAIAVMTWLKKLSDTP is encoded by the coding sequence TTGTCGAATTACAACAACCCGCTGGCCGATCCGCCTGATCACGCGGTCGGCCGATCACGGGGTGGTCTGTCTACCAAGGTCCACGCCCTGGTCGACGGCCACGGCATGCCCCTGACCATGATCGTCACTGCGGGCCACCGCGGTGACTGCCCGGTCCTGATCCCGTTGTCGAAACGCCTGCGGGTGCCCGGGACGGTGGGCCGACCGCGCACCCGGCCCGATGAACTCCGCGCGGATAGGGCGTATGCATCGAAAGCTGTGCGCAGGTATCTGCGCGAGCACAAGATCACGGCGACGATCCCGGAGAAGAAGGACGTGATCGCCGCCCGGAAGCGGAAAGGCTCGAAGGGTGGGCGTCCACCGACGTTCGATGCGCAGTCCTACAAGGGCCGCAACGTGGTGGAACGGTTTTTCGGCAACCTCAAGCAGTGGCGGGGTGTGGCCACCCGGTACGACAAGCTTGCGGTTGTCTACCGGGCCGGCGTGATGGCTATCGCCGTCATGACCTGGCTGAAGAAATTGTCAGACACGCCCTAG
- a CDS encoding GAP family protein, translating to MGTALALIGLALLDSLSVGTLVIPLVLIVRKRRVDLPALGTYLGTVGAVYFALGVGMLLGINALAEFFSALAGTDAFNWITLALGVALAAFGILAPNPRKKDRSSSGTVAKADTTSGRGLVAMVALGLGASLTEAATMLPYIAAMGIISSTDLAFAAQVAAIAAYCLLMMVPVLVVIVLAAAFGPRVFPRVERAIPRLEYEAKVTLLWIAAIVGVYMAITSAAALELFSFSG from the coding sequence ATGGGAACTGCACTAGCACTAATCGGCCTCGCGTTATTGGACAGCCTCAGCGTGGGGACGTTAGTGATCCCTTTGGTGCTGATCGTGCGGAAAAGGCGAGTAGATCTCCCCGCGCTTGGCACCTACTTAGGCACCGTCGGGGCCGTGTACTTCGCGCTAGGCGTCGGAATGTTGCTGGGAATAAACGCCCTCGCGGAGTTCTTTAGCGCCCTCGCCGGTACGGACGCCTTCAACTGGATCACCTTGGCGTTGGGCGTGGCTTTGGCCGCTTTCGGAATACTCGCGCCGAATCCACGAAAAAAGGACCGTTCGTCTTCGGGAACGGTGGCAAAGGCGGACACGACCTCCGGGCGGGGCCTTGTCGCGATGGTCGCGCTCGGCCTAGGTGCTTCGCTCACCGAAGCGGCGACGATGCTGCCCTATATCGCCGCGATGGGAATTATCAGTTCCACGGACCTCGCCTTCGCCGCGCAAGTAGCGGCGATCGCCGCGTATTGCCTGCTGATGATGGTGCCGGTGCTCGTCGTCATCGTCCTCGCTGCGGCGTTCGGGCCGCGGGTGTTCCCCCGGGTTGAACGCGCCATCCCTCGCTTGGAGTACGAGGCGAAGGTGACGCTGCTGTGGATCGCGGCCATCGTCGGCGTGTACATGGCGATCACCAGCGCCGCCGCGCTGGAGTTGTTCTCGTTCTCCGGCTAG
- a CDS encoding helix-turn-helix domain-containing protein, with translation MERLMPAKANRPDETQEWLDHQAETWVGTYKKAMLAPVILAVVECHQPLGVAEIAERAMAATGWTLTERGMYRTVKRLEGQEFLSSRHVATARTGAKSKEISLTSLGAEYLARVRASTVTLPR, from the coding sequence GTGGAAAGATTAATGCCTGCCAAGGCCAACCGCCCCGACGAAACCCAGGAATGGCTGGACCACCAAGCCGAGACATGGGTGGGGACCTACAAGAAGGCCATGCTCGCCCCGGTGATCCTCGCGGTGGTCGAATGTCACCAGCCTCTCGGCGTGGCAGAGATCGCCGAGCGCGCCATGGCCGCCACCGGTTGGACGTTGACCGAACGCGGCATGTACCGCACTGTCAAGCGCCTCGAGGGGCAAGAATTCCTCTCCAGCCGGCACGTTGCGACCGCCCGGACCGGCGCGAAGAGCAAGGAAATATCACTCACCAGTCTGGGAGCCGAATACCTGGCCCGAGTGCGCGCATCGACGGTCACGCTCCCGCGATAG
- a CDS encoding DUF1707 SHOCT-like domain-containing protein, whose protein sequence is MNQPQLRATDDERNQVLAVLNQALTNGQLDFAEFDERTKVVTQAKYRHELLEPLTDLLPDPASVISAEIVRRPDAQLATSAQTIAPTTSGDQFSFSLMGGSEKRGAWTIASSHTSITVMGGNIIDLTKATFAGRDITIHAWSIMGGIDIIVPEDVRIKCDGIAVMGGFEVRDDRQVTIVLNELPANSPTLRVTGLALMGGVTVKRVPR, encoded by the coding sequence GTGAATCAACCGCAACTTCGAGCAACTGACGACGAACGCAATCAAGTGCTGGCAGTGCTGAACCAGGCCCTCACTAATGGGCAGTTGGACTTCGCCGAGTTCGATGAGCGCACCAAGGTCGTTACCCAGGCAAAATACCGCCACGAGCTGCTAGAGCCTTTGACAGATCTCTTGCCCGATCCAGCGTCGGTCATTAGCGCGGAGATCGTCCGCCGCCCGGATGCCCAACTGGCGACCTCCGCGCAAACAATCGCACCCACTACCTCCGGGGATCAGTTCTCTTTTTCCCTGATGGGAGGATCAGAGAAGAGGGGTGCTTGGACTATCGCATCGTCGCACACATCCATCACCGTAATGGGCGGGAACATCATCGACCTGACCAAGGCGACCTTCGCCGGCCGAGACATCACCATCCACGCGTGGTCGATCATGGGCGGCATCGACATCATCGTTCCGGAAGACGTGCGCATCAAGTGCGATGGCATTGCTGTCATGGGTGGTTTTGAAGTCAGGGATGATCGCCAAGTCACCATTGTGCTCAATGAGCTTCCAGCAAACTCCCCTACCCTGCGCGTCACCGGACTGGCACTGATGGGCGGCGTCACCGTCAAGCGCGTGCCCCGCTAG
- a CDS encoding glycosyltransferase 87 family protein: MFLEGFGFTYPPFAGVVFAFFSFLSENALIILWQVGMIGLLAAVIAMVIHERGYRLTPLTLVVCALLPVASIGNEAIHGTLFYGQINILLMFLVALDILPARRRLPGVGIGIAAGLKLTPAYMGLVLLFQRRWWAAVVSVATFAVTVVIGYLFVRDANDYWIRAMLDSSRIGTSDNTGSKSVLSVLHCNFDVEGGWVWILCVVVIFAVTCLALRTAMLRDNRSMAFALTGISSCLISPFSWYHHFVWLVPLGIVLFLEVNEWIRQRVTNVWGKQLAGLGSLIAVIVFHIPFVAYTVWWEMSSRGLDYYSTNIPWMNVLWTGLSFLFLVGYAVFGFIPRCRSSRRCA, from the coding sequence ATCTTCCTCGAGGGTTTCGGTTTCACCTACCCGCCTTTTGCGGGTGTCGTTTTTGCGTTCTTCTCATTTCTCTCCGAAAACGCGCTGATCATTCTGTGGCAGGTCGGCATGATCGGCTTGCTCGCCGCGGTCATCGCGATGGTTATCCACGAGCGCGGATACCGCCTTACCCCGCTCACTCTCGTCGTGTGCGCCTTGCTCCCCGTCGCCAGCATCGGCAACGAAGCCATCCACGGTACTCTGTTCTACGGTCAGATCAACATTCTCCTCATGTTTCTGGTCGCGCTCGACATCCTTCCCGCGCGGCGGCGTCTGCCTGGAGTCGGGATCGGCATCGCCGCAGGTCTCAAACTCACGCCCGCATACATGGGCCTGGTGCTCCTGTTCCAGAGGCGCTGGTGGGCCGCCGTCGTATCGGTGGCAACCTTCGCCGTCACCGTCGTGATCGGTTACCTATTCGTGCGCGACGCGAATGATTACTGGATCCGCGCGATGCTCGACTCCTCGCGAATCGGCACTTCGGACAACACCGGCTCGAAGTCGGTCTTGTCGGTCCTGCATTGCAACTTCGACGTGGAGGGCGGCTGGGTCTGGATCCTTTGCGTCGTCGTGATCTTTGCCGTCACCTGCCTAGCACTGCGCACGGCGATGCTGCGGGACAACCGCTCCATGGCGTTTGCGCTCACCGGTATCAGCTCCTGCCTGATCTCTCCGTTTTCCTGGTACCACCACTTCGTCTGGCTTGTTCCGCTGGGCATTGTCCTGTTTCTCGAGGTCAACGAGTGGATCCGACAGCGCGTGACCAATGTGTGGGGTAAGCAACTCGCAGGCTTGGGGTCGCTGATCGCCGTGATCGTGTTCCACATCCCCTTCGTGGCGTACACGGTGTGGTGGGAAATGTCCTCGCGCGGCCTGGACTACTACTCCACGAACATTCCCTGGATGAACGTCCTCTGGACCGGCCTGAGCTTCCTGTTCCTCGTCGGTTACGCGGTTTTCGGCTTCATTCCGCGGTGCCGGTCCTCCCGCCGGTGTGCCTAG
- a CDS encoding LURP-one-related/scramblase family protein produces MTPPLLTLDNLVISQAKSFMVDEFTITDARGVPVGAVVQGSKIGDFFMGSRSLAVASTDPQGSPVAPIIVIKDPPNLLHDTYEVYAAAGEQPLARIRREITLFKTRLTVAMEGFADVEVAGNLWDLDFSMLSQGREIARVNAGWAGLGNAFLGKSTYHLAMTSGLSECQHAAILGTTMSLDMLRTKKRRSG; encoded by the coding sequence ATGACACCTCCATTGCTCACGCTGGACAACCTCGTCATCTCCCAGGCCAAATCGTTTATGGTCGACGAATTCACTATCACGGACGCGCGCGGCGTGCCTGTCGGTGCCGTCGTGCAGGGCTCGAAGATCGGCGACTTCTTCATGGGCTCGCGCAGCCTGGCAGTCGCGTCGACGGACCCGCAGGGAAGTCCCGTCGCGCCGATAATCGTGATCAAGGACCCGCCGAACCTGCTGCACGACACCTACGAGGTGTACGCCGCGGCCGGGGAACAGCCGCTGGCGCGCATCCGCAGGGAGATCACGTTGTTCAAGACGCGACTGACGGTGGCCATGGAAGGGTTCGCGGACGTCGAGGTAGCCGGAAACCTATGGGACCTCGATTTTTCCATGTTGTCGCAGGGCCGCGAGATTGCGCGTGTCAACGCGGGCTGGGCTGGATTAGGTAACGCGTTTCTGGGCAAGAGCACCTACCACCTGGCGATGACCTCGGGCCTCAGCGAGTGCCAGCACGCCGCGATTCTAGGCACGACGATGAGCCTGGACATGCTGCGCACCAAGAAACGGCGGAGCGGCTAG
- a CDS encoding response regulator has product MKIALVDDQPLFLHGISQIIGSQSDMELMWQATNGADALDKAQQQPVDVVVMDVQMPILDGISATAQLAEIAPETKSIILTTFDDEEYVLGGLAAGASGFILKDAEPEVLLESIRTVFHGDAVISPRATNRIIHRLQEPQMAKVSATDQQRLSDLTSREREILVAIARGWTNAEICERFFISMPTVKTHVGRVMAKTNSRDRVHIALLAYRTGLVSREDLLES; this is encoded by the coding sequence ATGAAAATTGCGCTTGTCGACGACCAACCGCTGTTTCTCCATGGCATCAGTCAGATCATTGGTTCCCAGTCGGACATGGAGCTGATGTGGCAGGCGACAAATGGTGCCGACGCTTTGGATAAGGCTCAGCAGCAGCCTGTAGATGTGGTCGTAATGGATGTGCAGATGCCAATTCTCGATGGAATATCCGCAACAGCTCAGCTTGCCGAGATTGCACCTGAAACAAAGTCGATTATCCTCACTACTTTCGATGATGAAGAGTATGTTCTCGGCGGTTTGGCTGCCGGGGCGAGTGGATTCATTTTGAAGGACGCCGAGCCAGAGGTGTTGTTGGAATCAATCAGAACGGTCTTTCATGGCGACGCAGTTATTTCACCACGGGCTACCAATCGGATAATCCACAGGTTGCAAGAACCGCAAATGGCCAAAGTTTCGGCCACTGATCAGCAACGATTGTCTGATCTAACAAGCCGTGAACGTGAGATTCTGGTGGCTATCGCAAGAGGGTGGACGAACGCGGAAATTTGTGAGCGCTTCTTCATCTCTATGCCCACGGTGAAAACGCATGTAGGCCGTGTGATGGCAAAAACCAATTCTCGAGATCGAGTACATATCGCGCTGTTGGCATATCGTACCGGTTTGGTTTCTAGAGAAGACCTACTTGAGTCCTAG
- the rpsG gene encoding 30S ribosomal protein S7: protein MRKGKAPVRPVVKDPVYGSETVTQLVNKVLLDGKKSTAERIVYNALEVCREKTGTDPVLTLEKALGNIKPDLEVRSRRVGGATYQVPVEVRPNRANTLALRWLVTFTRQRRENTMVERLANEILDAANGLGASVKRREDTHKMAEANRAFAHYRW, encoded by the coding sequence ATGCGTAAGGGAAAGGCTCCAGTACGCCCGGTCGTCAAGGACCCGGTATACGGCTCTGAAACTGTCACCCAGCTGGTGAACAAGGTTCTGCTGGACGGTAAGAAGTCCACCGCAGAGCGCATCGTTTACAACGCACTCGAGGTTTGCCGTGAGAAGACCGGCACCGATCCAGTGCTGACCCTCGAAAAGGCTCTGGGCAACATCAAGCCAGACCTCGAGGTTCGCTCCCGCCGTGTTGGTGGCGCAACCTACCAGGTTCCTGTTGAGGTTCGTCCAAACCGTGCAAACACCCTCGCACTGCGTTGGCTCGTGACCTTCACCCGCCAGCGTCGTGAGAACACCATGGTTGAGCGTCTCGCCAACGAGATCCTCGATGCAGCTAACGGTCTTGGCGCTTCCGTGAAGCGTCGCGAAGACACCCACAAGATGGCTGAGGCTAACCGCGCCTTCGCTCACTACCGCTGGTAG
- a CDS encoding TetR/AcrR family transcriptional regulator → MRAFSIDQELSPTATTVADATIRIIVSRGLDAVSVRAVAKEANLAPGTVQYHAKDKDTLLAHAFIRSIQRQAARSEAVQPRDTLFATSVARLAELLPIGNVRSEDACVWVTFGSASATRDWLAELYDEALAQFRTTLETALARADGTGPIDDTHSTHSAHSPAQRARLITALVNGLTIDNLRAPESSADDLLADLEAGLRSVLGP, encoded by the coding sequence ATGCGCGCATTCTCGATCGATCAGGAACTATCGCCCACGGCGACGACTGTCGCGGACGCCACAATCCGGATCATCGTGTCCCGCGGGCTCGATGCCGTCAGCGTGCGCGCGGTGGCCAAGGAAGCGAACCTGGCGCCGGGCACGGTTCAATATCACGCCAAGGACAAAGACACCCTGCTCGCCCACGCGTTTATCCGCTCGATCCAGCGACAAGCCGCCCGCAGCGAAGCGGTTCAGCCCCGCGACACACTCTTCGCCACTTCGGTGGCCCGCCTCGCCGAGCTACTCCCGATCGGAAACGTACGCTCCGAGGACGCATGCGTGTGGGTCACCTTCGGATCGGCGTCCGCCACCCGCGATTGGCTCGCGGAACTTTACGACGAAGCGCTCGCCCAATTTCGCACCACTCTCGAAACCGCTCTGGCACGCGCCGACGGCACCGGGCCGATCGACGACACCCACAGCACCCACAGTGCCCATAGCCCCGCCCAGCGCGCCCGTTTAATCACCGCCTTGGTCAACGGCTTAACCATCGACAACCTGAGGGCACCGGAATCTTCCGCGGACGATCTCCTCGCCGACTTGGAAGCCGGACTGCGGTCCGTTCTCGGCCCGTAA
- the fusA gene encoding elongation factor G, translating into MAQEVLKDLNKVRNIGIMAHIDAGKTTTTERILFYTGINRKVGETHDGGATTDWMEQEKERGITITSAAVTCFWNGNQINIIDTPGHVDFTVEVERSLRVLDGAVAVFDGKEGVEPQSEQVWRQAAKYDVPRICFVNKMDKLGADFFFTVGTIVDRLGAKPLVLQIPIGAEDDFDGVVDLINMQALTWRGKVEVGTPATVEEIPADLVDTANEWREKLLETVAESDEELMEKYFGGEELTVEEIKAAIRKMTVNSEVYPVLCGTAYRNKGVQPLLDAVIDFLPNPLDIGEVHGHAVGDESTTVVRKPSDDEPFSALAFKIAAHPFFGKLTFVRVYAGVVEPGAQVMNSTKGKRERVGKLFQMHANKENPVDAAHAGNIYAFIGLKDTTTGDTLCDLNDQIILESMDFPDPVIEVAIEPKTKADQEKLGTAIQKLAEEDPTFTVKLDEETGQTVIGGMGELHLDVLVDRMKREFKVEANVGAPQVAYRETIRKAVENLDYTHKKQTGGSGQFAKVIVSIEPYAPAPEELEEGESPIYKFENAVTGGRVPKEYIPSVDAGIQDAMQYGFLAGYPLVNIKATLVDGAYHDVDSSEMAFKIAGAQVLKAAVEKAKPVLLEPMMAVEVTTPEEYMGDVIGDINSRRGQVNAMEDRSGAKVVKAKVPLSQMFGYIGDLRSRTAGRANFTMIFDSYAEVPANVAAEIIAERTGNK; encoded by the coding sequence GTGGCACAAGAAGTGCTTAAGGACCTGAACAAGGTTCGCAATATCGGCATCATGGCTCACATCGATGCTGGTAAGACGACGACCACCGAACGTATCCTTTTCTACACCGGCATCAACCGCAAGGTCGGCGAGACCCACGATGGTGGCGCTACCACCGACTGGATGGAGCAGGAAAAAGAGCGCGGTATTACCATTACCTCCGCTGCTGTGACCTGTTTCTGGAACGGTAACCAGATCAACATTATTGACACCCCGGGCCACGTTGACTTCACCGTTGAGGTGGAGCGCTCCCTGCGTGTCCTTGACGGCGCAGTTGCTGTCTTCGACGGCAAGGAAGGTGTTGAGCCACAGTCCGAGCAGGTGTGGCGTCAGGCGGCGAAGTACGACGTTCCACGTATCTGCTTCGTGAACAAGATGGACAAGCTCGGTGCTGACTTCTTCTTCACCGTTGGCACCATCGTCGACCGCCTGGGTGCAAAGCCATTGGTTCTGCAGATCCCAATCGGTGCAGAAGATGACTTCGACGGCGTTGTCGACCTGATCAACATGCAGGCGCTGACCTGGCGCGGCAAGGTTGAGGTCGGTACCCCAGCTACCGTCGAAGAGATCCCAGCTGACCTCGTTGACACTGCAAACGAATGGCGTGAGAAGCTGCTCGAGACCGTCGCCGAGTCCGACGAAGAGCTGATGGAGAAGTACTTCGGTGGCGAAGAGCTCACCGTTGAGGAGATCAAGGCAGCCATCCGCAAGATGACCGTCAACTCCGAGGTCTACCCAGTTCTGTGTGGTACCGCATACCGCAACAAGGGTGTCCAGCCACTGCTCGACGCAGTCATCGACTTCCTCCCGAACCCACTGGACATCGGCGAGGTTCACGGCCACGCTGTCGGCGACGAGAGCACCACCGTTGTGCGCAAGCCTTCCGACGACGAGCCATTCTCCGCTCTGGCATTCAAGATTGCTGCTCACCCATTCTTCGGTAAGCTGACCTTCGTCCGCGTGTACGCAGGCGTTGTGGAGCCAGGTGCTCAGGTCATGAACTCCACCAAGGGTAAGAGGGAGCGCGTCGGTAAGCTGTTCCAGATGCACGCCAACAAGGAGAACCCTGTTGACGCAGCACACGCTGGTAACATCTACGCCTTCATTGGTCTGAAGGACACCACCACCGGTGACACCCTCTGTGACCTCAACGATCAGATCATCCTCGAGTCCATGGACTTCCCGGATCCAGTGATTGAGGTCGCCATTGAGCCTAAGACCAAGGCTGACCAGGAGAAGCTGGGTACCGCTATCCAGAAGCTGGCTGAAGAAGACCCAACCTTCACCGTGAAGCTGGACGAAGAGACCGGCCAGACCGTCATCGGTGGCATGGGCGAGCTCCACCTCGACGTCCTGGTTGACCGCATGAAGCGTGAGTTCAAGGTTGAGGCAAACGTCGGTGCGCCTCAGGTTGCTTACCGCGAGACCATCCGCAAGGCTGTCGAGAACCTCGACTACACCCACAAGAAGCAGACTGGTGGTTCCGGTCAGTTCGCAAAGGTCATCGTTTCCATCGAGCCTTACGCTCCGGCTCCGGAGGAGCTCGAAGAGGGCGAGTCCCCAATCTACAAGTTCGAGAACGCCGTCACCGGTGGTCGTGTTCCAAAGGAATACATCCCATCCGTCGACGCTGGTATCCAGGACGCTATGCAGTACGGCTTCCTCGCTGGCTACCCACTGGTCAACATCAAGGCAACCCTCGTCGACGGTGCATACCACGACGTTGACTCCTCTGAAATGGCCTTCAAGATCGCTGGTGCTCAGGTACTCAAGGCTGCTGTCGAAAAGGCAAAGCCAGTACTGCTCGAGCCAATGATGGCTGTTGAGGTCACCACTCCTGAGGAGTACATGGGCGACGTCATCGGCGACATCAACTCCCGCCGTGGTCAGGTCAACGCAATGGAAGACCGCTCCGGTGCGAAGGTCGTCAAGGCTAAGGTGCCACTTTCTCAGATGTTCGGCTACATCGGTGACCTGCGTTCCCGCACCGCGGGCCGCGCAAACTTCACTATGATCTTCGACTCCTACGCAGAGGTTCCTGCGAACGTCGCAGCCGAGATCATCGCAGAGCGTACCGGCAACAAGTAA
- a CDS encoding response regulator transcription factor, whose protein sequence is MARRLTPDVVLMDVRMPGMDGIEATAAICGGRLPCKVLILTTFEEDEYVVAALCAGASGFIGKSAEPGDIVRAIAAVHTGDSLFSPAATSALISRYVTAPESSRRNESVRQLGRLTERERGVLLAVGQGLSNQEIAESFSSRRTRRKRT, encoded by the coding sequence ATGGCACGGCGGCTCACACCGGACGTGGTGCTCATGGATGTGCGCATGCCCGGCATGGACGGGATCGAGGCCACCGCGGCGATATGTGGGGGCCGCCTACCCTGCAAAGTTCTCATCCTCACCACGTTCGAGGAAGACGAATACGTCGTCGCCGCCTTGTGCGCCGGAGCCAGCGGCTTCATCGGTAAAAGCGCCGAGCCCGGGGACATCGTGCGGGCGATCGCCGCGGTCCACACCGGCGACTCCCTTTTCTCCCCCGCCGCGACGAGCGCGTTAATTTCGCGGTACGTCACGGCACCGGAATCCTCCCGCCGCAACGAATCCGTGCGGCAACTCGGGCGACTGACCGAGCGCGAACGCGGAGTGCTGCTCGCCGTGGGCCAAGGCCTGTCGAACCAGGAAATCGCCGAGTCGTTTTCATCTCGCCGCACACGGCGAAAACGCACGTGA
- the rpsL gene encoding 30S ribosomal protein S12: MPTIQQLVRKGRHDKSTKVATAALKGSPQRRGVCTRVYTTTPKKPNSALRKVARVRLTSGIEVSAYIPGEGHNLQEHSMVLVRGGRVKDLPGVRYKIVRGALDTQGVKDRKQARSRYGAKKG; this comes from the coding sequence ATGCCTACTATTCAGCAGCTGGTCCGCAAGGGCCGCCATGATAAGAGCACGAAGGTCGCTACCGCTGCACTGAAGGGTTCCCCTCAGCGTCGTGGCGTCTGCACCCGTGTTTACACCACCACTCCTAAGAAGCCTAACTCCGCTCTGCGTAAGGTTGCCCGTGTGCGCCTGACCTCCGGCATCGAGGTTTCCGCATACATCCCAGGTGAGGGTCACAACCTCCAGGAGCACTCCATGGTGCTCGTTCGTGGCGGTCGTGTTAAGGACCTCCCAGGTGTTCGCTACAAGATCGTGCGCGGCGCACTTGACACCCAGGGTGTTAAGGACCGCAAGCAGGCACGTTCCCGCTACGGTGCAAAGAAGGGATAA
- a CDS encoding sensor histidine kinase: protein MKGFRAVDAIAAAVLVALSCLGTKFSSLWDLDLWLTITLGIAPLVRKRWPITTFLALFAILSVSALRFEITVACILVAGLAAYIVRRDFVEPTRAVATAVLFLGDIIGLAIFTPGLTDTDPLKRAFYVFWSVTLLAACAMMGELRRRTLEAQKELLQRSLEAQRQHIAREIHDLVTHSLTVITAQADGGRYANTEAAKDEALVSIAQVGRESLRQMRSVVSYLREGEGHAVSPSIGANDIPELIQQIKGMRVNYNQIGEAPDQLDGAVSLTIYRIVQEALTNAQRHGAGSADLELEWQPDQVKVTVQNPFEMRPTGIGHGITGMRERAELSGGSCESRPIDGLWQVRATLPLGGRA, encoded by the coding sequence GTGAAGGGTTTCCGGGCGGTTGACGCCATTGCAGCAGCTGTGTTGGTCGCCTTGTCTTGTTTGGGGACGAAGTTCTCCAGTCTGTGGGACTTGGATCTGTGGCTCACGATCACACTGGGTATTGCGCCACTGGTGCGTAAGCGTTGGCCAATAACGACATTCTTGGCGCTCTTCGCAATTCTTTCAGTGTCGGCGCTCAGGTTTGAGATAACTGTTGCATGTATCTTGGTGGCTGGATTAGCGGCCTACATTGTCCGTCGGGACTTCGTTGAACCTACGCGCGCTGTTGCTACTGCGGTGCTGTTTTTGGGCGACATCATCGGACTAGCCATTTTCACGCCGGGATTAACTGACACCGATCCGCTCAAACGAGCCTTTTACGTTTTTTGGAGCGTCACCCTCCTTGCTGCATGCGCGATGATGGGTGAATTGCGCCGTCGAACCTTGGAAGCGCAGAAAGAGCTCTTGCAGCGTTCTCTGGAGGCGCAGCGCCAGCATATTGCTCGTGAAATCCATGATCTGGTCACGCATTCTCTGACCGTTATTACTGCGCAGGCCGATGGTGGCCGTTATGCCAATACTGAAGCAGCGAAGGATGAAGCGTTGGTGTCGATCGCGCAGGTGGGCCGTGAGTCGCTTCGCCAGATGCGCTCCGTGGTGAGCTACCTGCGTGAAGGTGAAGGACACGCGGTGTCGCCAAGTATCGGGGCAAACGACATTCCTGAACTCATACAACAGATCAAAGGCATGCGTGTGAATTACAACCAGATCGGTGAGGCGCCGGACCAATTAGATGGTGCGGTGTCGTTGACGATCTACCGAATTGTGCAGGAAGCGCTGACGAATGCCCAAAGGCATGGTGCCGGTAGCGCTGATCTTGAGCTGGAATGGCAGCCTGATCAAGTGAAAGTCACCGTGCAAAATCCCTTTGAAATGCGCCCTACCGGAATCGGACATGGAATTACCGGGATGCGTGAGCGTGCCGAGCTAAGCGGTGGTTCTTGCGAATCTCGCCCTATCGACGGCTTATGGCAGGTTCGCGCCACACTTCCGCTGGGAGGCCGAGCATGA